Proteins from one Brevibacillus humidisoli genomic window:
- a CDS encoding ATPase, T2SS/T4P/T4SS family: MIAEARRWEASQIRGIEDIKQAARDYLNHYGKGREERLEMQRILTLAEHGDRESQQHIILRLQHYFEEILDRPIVEQVLPKVNVYEGLTYATYGWGILDVILQLSPWVEEVRITAGKPVAYLEKGIKKFFPYQPSWREVEILQQKLSNAAGLTFHEKKPRLSGYLEKIKARLTMFTYPYSRMPTLIVRRFTTVSFSLDQLRTQEHPTFDERVQALLEQQVYGRGNLLVIGPMAAGKTTLMICMLKLKNPAKEYVTIYESEHEMRFGDVWPGEVIELQNVEEIGIDLTSSFKDVYRSTANTVLIGEIREPIEAHHFINAGIRGTDATIAALHERFPHQALNDLTDLVYQYGGRSIELTQERISRAVNFINSLKYRNDGHRFIDAINTTQWNQEMQRVESVPLVVRNVATGEYEWTGKKLSGELVEYMCHMGEANLSVLQELGVTDIGRQL, translated from the coding sequence ATGATCGCGGAAGCCAGGCGCTGGGAAGCCAGCCAGATACGAGGTATCGAGGACATCAAGCAGGCAGCTAGGGACTATCTGAATCATTATGGCAAAGGTAGAGAAGAACGTCTGGAGATGCAGCGCATCCTGACGCTTGCCGAGCATGGCGACAGGGAGAGTCAACAACATATCATTCTGCGGCTGCAGCACTACTTTGAAGAGATTCTGGACAGGCCGATCGTTGAGCAAGTACTGCCTAAGGTTAATGTCTATGAGGGGTTAACGTATGCCACCTATGGATGGGGCATCCTTGATGTCATTTTGCAGCTCTCACCATGGGTGGAAGAGGTGCGCATAACCGCTGGAAAACCAGTTGCCTATTTAGAGAAGGGGATCAAAAAGTTTTTTCCCTACCAGCCGAGCTGGCGGGAAGTAGAGATTCTCCAGCAAAAGTTGAGCAATGCAGCCGGCTTAACTTTTCACGAGAAAAAGCCGCGATTAAGCGGCTATCTGGAAAAGATAAAAGCTCGTTTGACGATGTTTACCTATCCATACTCCCGGATGCCGACACTTATCGTCAGACGCTTTACGACTGTAAGCTTTTCACTTGATCAGCTGCGTACACAGGAGCATCCTACATTCGATGAGAGGGTGCAGGCCCTGTTGGAGCAGCAGGTGTACGGTCGGGGGAATCTGCTGGTGATCGGTCCGATGGCTGCAGGGAAAACGACATTGATGATCTGCATGCTGAAGCTAAAAAATCCGGCCAAGGAATACGTGACGATCTACGAGAGCGAGCATGAGATGCGCTTCGGCGACGTATGGCCTGGAGAAGTGATTGAACTCCAAAACGTTGAAGAGATCGGTATCGACCTGACCAGTTCATTTAAAGACGTATACCGATCGACGGCCAATACTGTGCTGATCGGTGAGATCAGGGAGCCAATCGAAGCCCATCATTTTATCAACGCGGGGATTCGTGGGACCGATGCGACGATCGCCGCCCTGCACGAGCGGTTTCCCCACCAGGCATTAAACGATTTGACGGATCTGGTTTACCAGTATGGAGGGCGCAGCATCGAGTTGACGCAAGAGCGGATCAGCCGGGCAGTCAATTTCATCAATTCGCTGAAATATCGCAACGATGGACACCGTTTTATCGATGCAATCAATACGACGCAGTGGAATCAAGAGATGCAGCGGGTAGAGTCAGTCCCTCTGGTTGTACGAAATGTGGCAACGGGCGAGTACGAATGGACAGGTAAGAAGCTCTCTGGCGAGTTGGTCGAGTATATGTGCCATATGGGGGAAGCAAACCTTTCCGTCTTGCAGGAATTGGGCGTAACGGATATTGGGAGGCAGTTATGA
- a CDS encoding sigma-70 family RNA polymerase sigma factor: MTVRDSSFQGSPRRWRDVEKQLGIVIPRSLRFDTSALLFLESVAATPMLDKDEELELLLRYQQDGDMDARERLVKAYLRYVVATALRHLRKGMPFLDLIQEGTIGLFTAIDKFDLSRGVRLYHYSHWWISQAITRAISDKGRLIRIPVHMHEQIRQYQKLVLQLAHMLNRYPERHEIAEALDLPVSKVDTIEYALKMKMESFDENPFAEMAQSSLDDEQLSYAEIVEDGDTSLDEWIEKSDLRMQVQAALGQLNPRAQEIIAMRYGLYDDQVYTLEEVGKMFGLTRERIRQIEATTIDRLRQQKVSRSLMEYLS; encoded by the coding sequence ATGACCGTGAGGGACTCCTCTTTCCAAGGTAGCCCCCGCCGCTGGCGGGATGTCGAGAAGCAATTGGGAATCGTCATTCCTCGATCACTCAGGTTTGACACTTCAGCACTATTGTTCCTGGAAAGCGTCGCAGCAACACCTATGTTGGACAAAGATGAAGAACTGGAGTTATTGCTCCGCTATCAGCAGGACGGCGATATGGATGCTCGAGAGCGTCTGGTGAAAGCGTATCTGCGGTATGTGGTCGCTACGGCTTTGCGGCACCTGAGAAAAGGGATGCCATTTCTCGATCTGATCCAGGAAGGGACAATCGGTCTATTTACAGCGATTGACAAGTTTGATTTGTCCCGTGGAGTTCGTCTATACCACTATTCGCACTGGTGGATTTCACAGGCGATTACCCGCGCCATCAGCGACAAAGGGCGTCTGATCCGGATTCCGGTGCATATGCATGAGCAGATTCGCCAGTATCAAAAGCTGGTCTTGCAGCTGGCCCATATGCTCAACCGTTATCCGGAACGACACGAGATCGCCGAGGCACTAGATCTTCCGGTGTCAAAGGTGGATACGATTGAGTATGCCCTAAAGATGAAGATGGAATCGTTTGACGAGAACCCGTTCGCTGAGATGGCTCAGTCCAGTTTGGATGATGAGCAGCTAAGCTACGCGGAAATAGTTGAAGATGGAGACACCTCACTTGATGAATGGATAGAAAAATCGGATTTACGGATGCAGGTTCAGGCGGCGCTTGGCCAGTTAAATCCGCGGGCACAAGAGATCATTGCCATGCGGTACGGTTTGTATGACGATCAGGTCTACACGCTGGAGGAAGTGGGCAAAATGTTTGGGTTGACGCGTGAGCGTATTCGGCAGATCGAAGCAACCACGATTGATCGGCTGCGCCAGCAGAAAGTGTCCCGTTCCTTAATGGAATACTTGTCTTAA
- a CDS encoding chromate transporter — translation MLHLHLHIFIAFFRSSLLGYGGGPSTIPLVHKEVVERYKWLSDQEFADVLALGNTLPGPIATKMAGYIGFRLAGIGGMINAIVATVVPTVLALILLLELVNTYIDPDKIRGMTASVSPVIGVMLLTLAYSYYKQDQSKRGTLPSLLILAANLIALELLGVHPAILILLILGYVLISQQGTSRREAAKKGEQA, via the coding sequence TTGCTTCATCTGCATCTGCACATTTTTATCGCATTTTTTCGCTCCAGCCTGTTGGGATACGGAGGAGGGCCGTCTACCATCCCGCTCGTCCATAAAGAAGTGGTAGAACGGTACAAATGGCTGTCCGATCAGGAATTTGCCGATGTATTGGCACTAGGCAACACCTTGCCGGGGCCGATTGCGACTAAGATGGCGGGGTATATCGGGTTTCGACTAGCCGGTATCGGAGGGATGATCAATGCGATCGTAGCAACGGTCGTACCGACTGTCCTGGCGCTAATCCTTCTACTGGAACTGGTCAACACCTACATCGATCCCGACAAGATCAGAGGGATGACCGCTTCTGTCAGTCCCGTTATCGGCGTCATGCTGCTCACTTTGGCATACAGCTATTACAAGCAAGATCAGAGCAAGAGGGGGACGCTTCCCAGTCTACTCATACTTGCTGCAAACCTAATCGCATTGGAGCTGCTGGGTGTCCATCCCGCTATCCTGATCTTGCTGATCCTGGGATACGTGTTGATCAGTCAGCAGGGGACGAGTCGGAGGGAAGCTGCGAAAAAGGGTGAACAGGCATGA
- a CDS encoding chromate transporter, producing the protein MTLWYLFLAFLVPSIVAYGGGPSAIPLIQHEVVDRYHFLTMEGFGQILALANALPGPIATKLAGYIGYQVAGGWGAVVALFATVAPSLAAMIMLLGLLYRFKDSPKAKSFTQLVKPTVAILLLVVGIQFFVVSIDSVGMVQTLMIGAVSWVVLEKWKLHPVWMIGLSLLYGAFVLS; encoded by the coding sequence ATGACTCTGTGGTATCTGTTTCTTGCGTTTCTCGTCCCCAGTATTGTCGCATATGGAGGCGGTCCCTCCGCCATCCCGCTGATCCAGCACGAAGTAGTGGATCGCTATCACTTTCTCACGATGGAAGGGTTTGGACAAATCCTTGCTTTGGCCAATGCTCTGCCCGGACCGATCGCCACCAAACTGGCGGGTTATATCGGCTACCAAGTGGCGGGCGGTTGGGGAGCGGTGGTGGCTCTGTTTGCCACGGTTGCTCCTTCGCTTGCAGCCATGATCATGCTGTTGGGATTGTTGTATCGGTTTAAAGATTCACCCAAAGCGAAATCGTTCACGCAACTGGTGAAGCCTACGGTCGCCATTCTGCTGTTGGTTGTCGGGATACAATTCTTTGTCGTGTCGATCGATTCGGTCGGTATGGTGCAGACCTTGATGATTGGTGCTGTTAGTTGGGTCGTTCTAGAGAAATGGAAGCTGCACCCGGTCTGGATGATTGGCCTCTCGTTGCTGTACGGGGCTTTTGTTCTGTCCTGA
- a CDS encoding Lrp/AsnC family transcriptional regulator, giving the protein MKLDDIDRKLLELLSEDGRASYVDLGAKLNLSRVAVRERINNLKEAGVIEKFSVVINSEKVGKKVSAFFEVDVEPAHLVEVAITLANNPRVASIYQMTGPSTLHTHVLVEDFSMLEHFINNELYALKGIVRVESHVLLRRFKSRTGLKL; this is encoded by the coding sequence ATGAAACTGGATGATATTGATCGGAAGCTGTTGGAGCTGTTGTCAGAAGACGGGCGTGCCTCTTATGTGGATCTCGGTGCCAAACTGAATCTGTCCAGGGTGGCGGTCCGCGAGCGGATCAACAACCTGAAAGAGGCAGGTGTCATCGAAAAGTTTTCGGTTGTGATCAACTCGGAAAAGGTGGGCAAGAAAGTCTCCGCCTTTTTTGAAGTGGATGTGGAACCAGCGCACCTGGTGGAGGTAGCGATTACGCTGGCCAATAATCCGCGCGTGGCCAGTATCTATCAGATGACAGGTCCCAGTACCCTGCATACCCATGTGCTGGTAGAGGACTTTTCCATGCTGGAACACTTCATTAACAATGAGCTGTATGCGCTCAAGGGGATTGTTCGGGTGGAGAGCCACGTCCTGCTGCGTCGGTTTAAGAGCAGAACCGGGCTCAAGTTGTAG
- a CDS encoding gamma-glutamyltransferase family protein: MGPGSQSESKGGEVTVKFDALYYPYASRRTVTYARKGMVATSQPLAAQAGIEILKKGGNAIDAAIATAAALTVVEPTSNGIGGDAFALIWTDGKLHGLNASGPAPRGISREVLERAGIKEMPRYGWAPVTVPGAPSAWAELSKRFGRLPLTEVMAPAIAYAEDGYPLSPVLASNWQKAFVSYRQQLAGEQFRSWFDTFAPEGRPPRVGEIWRSSHHARTLQAIAETGPESFYRGDLAERIDHFSKQHGGYLRAEDLAAYRPEWVEPISLHYRGYDVWEIPPNGHGLVALMALNILKGFWFDQRDTVETYHLQLEAIKLAYADGRKYITDPAFMSVRVEDLLSDGYAEERRRLIGTEALEPLPGQPLRGGTVYLCTADGEGNMVSFIQSNYYGFGSGLVVPGTGIALHNRGYNFTLDPAHDNCLAPGKKPYHTIIPGFLTKDDSPVGPFGVMGGFMQPQGHVQMVMNTVDFGLNPQASLDAPRWQWKEGKVVELEQSVPTHIAEALARCGHHVRVALDSGEFGRGQIIWRLDDGVLVGGTEPRTDGHVAVW, from the coding sequence ATGGGTCCGGGTTCTCAATCAGAATCAAAAGGAGGAGAAGTCACGGTGAAGTTCGATGCGCTGTACTACCCCTATGCATCTCGTCGCACCGTCACCTACGCGAGGAAAGGCATGGTGGCAACATCACAACCGCTTGCTGCCCAGGCGGGGATCGAGATTCTCAAGAAAGGGGGCAACGCGATCGACGCCGCCATCGCGACGGCTGCCGCATTGACCGTTGTAGAGCCCACCTCCAACGGGATTGGTGGGGACGCATTCGCGCTGATCTGGACCGATGGGAAGCTGCACGGTCTGAATGCGAGCGGCCCTGCACCGCGTGGTATCTCTCGGGAGGTTCTGGAGCGAGCCGGCATCAAAGAAATGCCCAGATACGGTTGGGCCCCTGTTACGGTTCCGGGTGCCCCTTCTGCCTGGGCCGAGTTGTCCAAACGCTTCGGCAGGCTGCCATTAACCGAGGTAATGGCACCGGCTATTGCGTACGCCGAAGACGGCTATCCGCTCTCTCCGGTGCTGGCCAGCAACTGGCAGAAAGCGTTTGTCAGCTATCGCCAACAGTTAGCAGGAGAGCAGTTTCGCAGTTGGTTTGACACGTTTGCACCAGAGGGACGACCGCCTCGGGTTGGCGAAATCTGGCGCTCTTCTCATCACGCTCGTACGCTTCAGGCGATTGCGGAAACGGGTCCCGAGTCGTTTTACCGCGGGGATCTGGCAGAGAGAATCGACCATTTTTCCAAACAACATGGCGGCTATCTGCGAGCGGAAGATCTGGCTGCCTATCGGCCGGAGTGGGTGGAACCGATCAGCCTCCATTACCGGGGCTACGATGTGTGGGAAATCCCGCCCAACGGACACGGTTTGGTAGCTTTGATGGCGTTGAATATCCTGAAAGGGTTCTGGTTTGATCAGCGGGATACGGTAGAGACGTATCACCTGCAGCTTGAAGCGATCAAGCTGGCTTATGCGGACGGGAGGAAGTACATCACTGATCCTGCTTTCATGTCTGTACGGGTCGAGGACCTGCTCTCAGACGGTTACGCAGAAGAGCGCCGTCGCCTGATCGGTACAGAGGCGCTGGAGCCTTTGCCCGGCCAGCCGCTGCGCGGCGGAACCGTTTATCTGTGTACCGCGGATGGTGAAGGCAATATGGTCTCGTTTATCCAGAGCAACTACTATGGGTTTGGCTCCGGTCTGGTCGTACCGGGTACCGGGATCGCCCTGCACAATCGCGGATATAACTTCACGCTTGACCCTGCTCACGACAATTGCCTGGCACCGGGGAAAAAACCGTATCACACGATTATTCCCGGATTTCTCACCAAAGATGACAGCCCAGTTGGTCCCTTCGGCGTGATGGGGGGATTTATGCAGCCGCAGGGGCATGTGCAGATGGTGATGAACACAGTAGATTTTGGTCTCAACCCTCAGGCTTCGCTCGATGCTCCACGCTGGCAGTGGAAAGAAGGAAAAGTAGTGGAGTTGGAACAGTCCGTTCCCACCCATATTGCAGAAGCGCTGGCTCGGTGTGGCCACCATGTTCGCGTAGCGCTCGACTCTGGAGAATTTGGGCGGGGACAGATCATCTGGCGACTGGATGACGGTGTGCTTGTCGGGGGAACAGAACCGCGGACCGACGGCCATGTTGCTGTTTGGTAA
- the hslO gene encoding Hsp33 family molecular chaperone HslO codes for MRDYLVRATGFGGHVRAFAARTTEVVEEIRRRHDMWNTAAAAMGRTLTATAMMGAMLKGEERISVKIRGGGPIGQIVAEANAKGEVRAYVSNPHVHFELNDRGKLDVARAVGVNGTLYVVKDLGMREPYQGSSPLVSGEIGEDFTYYFVVSEQTPSAVGVGVLVNPEDRAVLASGGFIVQVMPGAPDQVLNDLEQRISKLPQVSRMIGEGLTPEQMLERILDQPKIGSRMEITFSCTCSEEKVGEVLYSLGREELSGMIDEQGEAEVHCHFCNQRYHYDKEKLQEMLGELKQ; via the coding sequence TTGAGAGATTATCTGGTACGTGCCACCGGGTTTGGCGGACATGTGAGGGCTTTTGCCGCCCGGACGACAGAAGTAGTAGAGGAAATCCGCCGTCGTCACGATATGTGGAATACGGCTGCTGCCGCGATGGGGCGGACCCTTACCGCGACTGCGATGATGGGGGCGATGTTAAAGGGAGAGGAGCGGATTTCCGTCAAGATCAGGGGCGGGGGGCCGATTGGCCAGATTGTGGCAGAGGCTAACGCCAAAGGTGAGGTGCGCGCCTACGTCAGCAATCCGCACGTTCACTTTGAATTGAACGATCGCGGGAAGCTGGACGTGGCCCGTGCTGTCGGTGTCAACGGCACCCTGTATGTGGTGAAAGACCTGGGAATGCGCGAACCTTATCAAGGCAGCTCGCCGCTTGTCTCTGGAGAGATAGGAGAGGACTTCACCTATTACTTCGTGGTGTCGGAACAGACGCCGTCGGCGGTAGGGGTAGGCGTCCTGGTCAACCCAGAGGATCGGGCTGTGTTGGCCTCCGGCGGATTTATCGTACAGGTGATGCCAGGTGCCCCTGATCAGGTGCTGAATGATTTGGAACAGCGGATCAGTAAACTGCCCCAGGTATCTCGCATGATCGGGGAAGGGTTGACTCCGGAACAGATGCTGGAGCGAATTCTCGACCAGCCGAAGATTGGAAGCCGAATGGAGATTACCTTCTCCTGTACCTGCTCGGAGGAAAAGGTCGGAGAAGTTCTGTACAGCTTGGGTAGAGAAGAACTGAGCGGTATGATTGATGAGCAGGGAGAAGCAGAGGTTCACTGCCATTTTTGCAACCAGCGCTATCATTACGATAAAGAAAAGCTGCAGGAGATGCTGGGTGAGTTGAAACAGTAG
- a CDS encoding peptidyl-prolyl cis-trans isomerase, which translates to MTNARLLWGLIGALLLLLSVVTWSWYKQESTFKAVAVIGDKAISETDWVAELKRKYGQQVLEEMINREVVQQSAEQLGITIDPKRIDQELETMKANFGGEQAFAKALQEEIGTSEQALREQIRYHFLLQEVATKDIAVDEEDLRTYYNKHRDEFTQPAQAQVWQIVAASLEEAQQVRQELRDGANFNTLAKERSIDMVTAASGGDLGWVDLNSGLLPENAARVASTIELGTDSEPIQVNQGYMIIRIIDRKEAVELSFEQAREQIRQQIALSQVSLDEVLERLKQAVGVERPGETMD; encoded by the coding sequence GTGACCAATGCAAGGCTGTTGTGGGGGCTGATCGGGGCCCTGCTGCTGCTGCTGTCAGTTGTTACCTGGTCGTGGTACAAGCAGGAAAGCACCTTTAAGGCGGTTGCTGTGATTGGCGACAAGGCGATCAGTGAAACAGACTGGGTGGCTGAACTGAAGCGAAAATACGGACAACAGGTACTGGAAGAGATGATCAATCGCGAAGTAGTCCAACAAAGTGCGGAGCAGCTGGGGATCACGATCGATCCTAAACGGATCGACCAGGAGTTGGAGACGATGAAAGCCAACTTTGGCGGTGAACAGGCATTTGCCAAAGCCCTACAGGAGGAGATCGGTACCAGTGAACAGGCCCTGCGTGAGCAGATCCGCTACCATTTCTTGCTGCAGGAGGTGGCGACCAAGGATATCGCCGTTGACGAGGAGGATCTTCGCACATATTACAACAAGCACCGGGATGAGTTCACCCAGCCTGCCCAGGCACAGGTCTGGCAGATCGTGGCAGCTTCCTTGGAAGAGGCTCAGCAGGTGCGTCAGGAACTGCGGGATGGGGCCAACTTCAATACCTTGGCCAAAGAGCGCTCGATCGATATGGTGACAGCGGCATCGGGTGGAGACCTGGGCTGGGTGGATCTAAACAGCGGCTTGCTGCCGGAGAATGCGGCCCGGGTGGCGTCGACCATCGAACTGGGCACAGACAGTGAACCGATACAGGTCAACCAGGGATATATGATCATTCGCATTATCGACCGAAAGGAAGCGGTGGAGTTGTCGTTTGAACAGGCGCGAGAACAAATCCGTCAGCAAATCGCACTCTCACAGGTTTCGCTCGACGAAGTGCTGGAACGCTTGAAACAAGCGGTTGGAGTGGAACGACCTGGCGAAACAATGGATTGA
- the cysK gene encoding cysteine synthase A, whose protein sequence is MRVAQSITDLIGNTPLVKLNRVVTADMADIYLKLEFFNPGSSVKDRIALAMIEAAEQEGILKPGDTIIEPTSGNTGIGLAMVAAAKGYRTILVMPDTMSMERRNLLRAYGAELVLTPGSEGMGGAIRKAEEIVRANPAYFMPQQFRNPANPKVHRDTTGQELLEQAKELGGIDAFISGIGTGGTITGAGQLLKEVYPNAHIVAVEPAASPVLSGGKPGPHKIQGIGAGFVPEILDTEVYDEVIKVENEEAFDTARRVARQEGVLGGISSGAAIFAALQVAKRLGPGKKVVAVIPSNGERYLSTPLYQFEE, encoded by the coding sequence ATGCGAGTAGCTCAGTCGATTACCGATTTAATTGGAAATACCCCACTGGTCAAGTTGAACCGGGTTGTTACGGCAGATATGGCTGACATTTATCTCAAACTGGAGTTCTTTAACCCCGGCAGCAGCGTAAAGGATCGGATTGCTTTGGCGATGATTGAAGCTGCCGAGCAGGAAGGAATTCTTAAACCAGGAGATACGATCATTGAACCGACCAGCGGCAATACCGGGATTGGCCTAGCGATGGTAGCGGCGGCCAAAGGGTACCGTACGATTCTGGTCATGCCTGACACGATGAGTATGGAGCGCCGCAACCTGCTTCGTGCATATGGGGCGGAACTGGTACTGACGCCCGGAAGCGAGGGTATGGGCGGCGCGATTCGCAAGGCTGAGGAGATCGTACGAGCCAACCCTGCCTACTTTATGCCGCAGCAGTTCCGCAATCCAGCCAATCCCAAGGTACATCGCGACACCACGGGTCAAGAGCTTTTGGAGCAGGCCAAGGAATTGGGTGGGATCGATGCGTTTATCTCAGGGATCGGGACGGGCGGTACCATCACCGGGGCAGGTCAGCTGCTGAAGGAAGTCTACCCCAACGCGCATATTGTCGCAGTAGAACCAGCTGCTTCACCTGTCTTGTCCGGAGGCAAGCCAGGTCCGCATAAGATCCAGGGCATAGGTGCGGGATTTGTACCGGAAATCTTGGATACGGAGGTTTACGACGAGGTCATCAAGGTAGAAAACGAGGAAGCGTTTGATACAGCCCGCCGTGTCGCCCGGCAGGAGGGTGTACTAGGGGGTATCTCGTCGGGAGCGGCCATCTTTGCTGCTCTGCAAGTAGCCAAACGCCTCGGCCCCGGCAAAAAAGTGGTTGCCGTGATCCCAAGCAACGGCGAACGTTACCTGTCCACGCCACTCTATCAGTTCGAAGAGTAA
- a CDS encoding anthranilate synthase component I family protein yields the protein MWPDFAEVKNYSFEYPRLPLAAKVSWPDSLDPFHLLKQLASSLEGAALLESGRAGRYSYLGWQPILSLRSKGGTATIRYADGTEETVTHSQPLTVLRELMKSYRAPKLAGLPDFSGGAVGYLSYEMNRFFEPTLPQTADDDLRLPDLYVMMYEDLLIFDHEQRELICLTHLAADSLTEESYQVAADRLMTHLHQLTQLVTHEPTADWEELRKHPLQSDKPAAVSFDQEKFEAAVRRVQEYIAQGDVFQVNLSVRQSKPVDASADQIYEVLRRLNPSPYMGYLHFPEFQLVSGSPELLIKVRDGWVSTRPIAGTRPRGRDEREDEALARELIDNEKERAEHVMLVDLERNDLGRVCRYGSVEVSEFMVVEKYSHVMHIVSHVRGQLAAGKDAYEAIAAAFPGGTITGAPKVRTMEIIDELEPVTRGVYTGSIGWFGFDGDVELNIAIRTMIVKDGLAHVQAGAGIVIDSSPEAEYRESLKKAEALWKALELSELRMKS from the coding sequence ATCTGGCCTGATTTTGCAGAAGTAAAGAACTACAGTTTCGAGTATCCACGTCTTCCTTTAGCGGCAAAAGTAAGCTGGCCGGATTCGCTTGATCCTTTTCATCTGCTCAAACAGCTTGCTTCCTCTCTGGAAGGGGCGGCTCTCCTGGAGAGCGGCCGTGCCGGGCGATACAGCTACCTGGGGTGGCAGCCGATCCTTAGCCTTCGCAGCAAAGGAGGCACGGCCACCATCCGTTACGCCGACGGCACGGAGGAGACAGTCACCCACAGCCAACCGTTGACCGTCCTTCGTGAGCTGATGAAGTCCTATCGGGCGCCGAAACTGGCTGGGCTGCCCGATTTTTCAGGGGGGGCAGTCGGCTATCTAAGCTATGAGATGAACCGTTTTTTTGAACCTACCCTGCCGCAAACGGCAGACGACGACTTACGACTGCCCGATCTCTATGTTATGATGTACGAAGATCTGCTCATCTTTGACCACGAGCAGCGGGAACTTATTTGCCTCACCCATCTTGCCGCCGACAGTCTGACAGAAGAGTCGTATCAGGTAGCTGCGGACAGGCTGATGACACATCTGCATCAGCTCACACAGCTCGTCACCCATGAGCCGACGGCAGATTGGGAAGAGCTTCGCAAACACCCACTGCAGTCCGACAAGCCGGCAGCGGTGTCGTTTGACCAGGAGAAGTTCGAAGCGGCTGTCCGCCGCGTGCAAGAGTACATTGCGCAAGGGGACGTCTTTCAGGTGAACTTGTCCGTGCGGCAATCGAAACCGGTAGACGCAAGCGCCGATCAGATATACGAGGTGCTGCGGCGGCTCAATCCGTCACCGTACATGGGCTACCTCCACTTCCCGGAGTTCCAGTTGGTGAGCGGTTCACCAGAACTGCTGATCAAAGTGAGGGACGGCTGGGTCAGCACCCGACCGATCGCTGGCACTCGCCCGCGCGGAAGAGATGAACGAGAGGACGAAGCCCTCGCCCGAGAACTGATCGACAATGAAAAGGAACGGGCGGAGCATGTGATGTTGGTGGACCTGGAGCGCAACGACCTGGGGCGCGTCTGTCGATACGGGAGCGTGGAAGTAAGTGAGTTCATGGTTGTCGAAAAGTACTCCCATGTGATGCACATCGTTTCCCACGTTCGCGGTCAGCTGGCAGCGGGTAAAGATGCATACGAGGCGATAGCGGCTGCTTTTCCCGGCGGCACGATCACGGGCGCGCCAAAAGTGCGAACGATGGAGATCATCGACGAACTGGAGCCGGTTACCCGCGGCGTCTATACCGGTTCGATCGGCTGGTTTGGATTTGATGGAGACGTAGAGTTGAATATTGCAATCCGCACGATGATTGTCAAGGATGGACTAGCCCATGTTCAGGCTGGGGCCGGCATTGTGATTGATTCGTCTCCTGAGGCAGAGTACCGTGAGTCGTTGAAGAAAGCAGAGGCATTGTGGAAGGCGTTGGAGCTGAGTGAGTTGAGAATGAAGAGCTAG